Within the Deltaproteobacteria bacterium genome, the region AACAGCCGCCCCAGGTAGCCTTGCAACCGCGCGCCCTGGGCCAGCGCCTGTTGCAACGCGCGGGCGCTCACGATCGCCAGTGGCGGCAGCGCGGGCAGAATGTACGTCACCAGCTTGGAACCAGAGAGGCTGAAGAACCCGATGACGACACCGGCCCACAGCAGGCAGTACCAAGTGCCCGACGACCAGGCCCGCAGCTGCCGTGCTGCCGGCCACCACCCCGGTGCCAGCAGCAGCGCCGCGGTCCACGGCAGCATCGAGGCGAACACCACCGGCAGATAGAACCACACCGGCTGGCGGTGCTCGCGTGGCGCCAGGTAGCGCTTGAAGTGCTGGTCGATGACGAAGAAGTCGACGAACTCCGGGTTGCGCAGGCTGACCGCAACGAACCACGGCAGCGCGACCGCGAAGAACAGCAGCAGGCCGAGCGGATCCAGCAGCTGCCGCAACCCGCGCCCGTCGCGTTGCACCAGGAGGAAGCCGGCGACAACGGCTCCGATCAGCACCACCGCCACCGGGCCCTTGGTTAGTACCGCCAAGGCTGCGGCCAAGTACATTACACGGTACCACTGTCGCTGGTGATCGGCGGAATGATAACCGAACCAGCACGCTGCCAGCGCGGTGGTCAGACAAGCGGTCAACGGCAGGTCGAGCGTGAGCGTCTGCCCCATGGCGAAATACAACGGCGAGGTCGCCAGCAAGGCCATGCCCGCGAACCCGACCCAACGGCCATAAGCGTGGCGACCGACGGCCCAAGTCAGCGCCAGCGTGGCGAGCGCCGAGAGCACCGGTACCAGACGGGCAGCCCAATCACTTACGCCCAGCAGCCCGAAGGCGATGGCGGTCAACCAGTACACCAGCGGCGGCTTCTCGAAGTACTTCACGAAGTTCAGCGTCGGCGTGACGAA harbors:
- a CDS encoding glycosyltransferase family 39 protein — encoded protein: MGTEAITPAAAAPGATPAPWLPLWAKVLFVLALVAAYTFSLDLGALAEPDEPRYAEIAREMLVRHDFVTPTLNFVKYFEKPPLVYWLTAIAFGLLGVSDWAARLVPVLSALATLALTWAVGRHAYGRWVGFAGMALLATSPLYFAMGQTLTLDLPLTACLTTALAACWFGYHSADHQRQWYRVMYLAAALAVLTKGPVAVVLIGAVVAGFLLVQRDGRGLRQLLDPLGLLLFFAVALPWFVAVSLRNPEFVDFFVIDQHFKRYLAPREHRQPVWFYLPVVFASMLPWTAALLLAPGWWPAARQLRAWSSGTWYCLLWAGVVIGFFSLSGSKLVTYILPALPPLAIVSARALQQALAQGARLQGYLGRLFTLLGWIVIAGAAIAGLLRVHPVVAEIIGALCGGGLMLVVTGWLIRRQRDEWRGLAVAVCGMLAFLSLAMSARDVTSSYRALGRALHQRAQASDLVVVYGHYVQGIPLYSQRRVIMVRAWGELDFGSRQGDQRAYFWPGDDQLVEAWASPARMFLVINRVELAPLRPRLDPAPIEIAAEGKKVLLVNQPLP